The following DNA comes from Methanobacterium alcaliphilum.
GGTTCTAAAAATGAAAGATTCCATCATAAAATTAAGTGCCCGGAATTCTGCAGTAGTCTGTAATGGTTTAATTGCATTGTTATTTTTCATAAATACGGGGTTCTGTTCAAAAGGAATATCCTGTATTTCATTTCCTAATGGAGTTCCAGGTATGGGTTCAGCAATACTTATAAAATAATCGTCTAAGATTAATTCATCTGCTAAATCAAGAGTTGCTTCATAATCATCTTCTTCTTCCCCAGGATAACCCACAATAAATGAACCTGCGACTTTTACTCCATGATTGTGCGCATCATCCACAGCACTTCGTACGTCTTCTAGAGATATGCTTTTTTTCATTTTATTCAATATCTTTTCACTGCCCGATTCAATACCATAATACACCCATCCATTGGTATATTGGTTTATAGCATCTAATATATCGGGACTTATCATATCGATGCGTATGTCTGGAACAGTAAGATTTTTAGGTCCTGTTAGTTTGCTTAATTCTTTTAAAAGGGTTATAAATGAATTTTCATCAATGTTTTTAAATTTTTTACTACCATAAAGTGAACCGGTACCTCCGCTTATGGCAATTCTTTTTGCGCCTTGTTGGAGGAATGCATTCACTTCTGTGATAATGTCATCTAAGGGTCTGCTGATTACATCTCTACCGAAGAAATAGGGGACCTGGCAGAATCCACAGTTCCCTGGACACCCTCGGTGTGTTTCAATATAAACATTAGCACCTCTAATATTTTCATGTTTTATATTTTTTGGAATTAAGGGGAGTGGTCGAATTAGGGTAGTTGGTGATTTATCTTTGTTTTTAATAAAGAAATTTTCAGTTAAATCCGTATTCCTAAATGCTAAAAAAGGAGTATTGTGCGTATTTTTACTATCAAAAAAATTATTTAGGCCATTTTTTTCAATTAATTTCATCAGTGTCTGCAAGTTACGCTCAGCTTCCCCA
Coding sequences within:
- a CDS encoding methyl-coenzyme M reductase glutamine C-methyltransferase; the encoded protein is MNKKAFKITVLTPEFYNYGSMVIAGILKDLGYDVNLQKGFESPLNADIVFLSLHSTIHLIKYQAKINQINAFKIVGGPVSNDPKLVFKCLNVDLVFIGEAERNLQTLMKLIEKNGLNNFFDSKNTHNTPFLAFRNTDLTENFFIKNKDKSPTTLIRPLPLIPKNIKHENIRGANVYIETHRGCPGNCGFCQVPYFFGRDVISRPLDDIITEVNAFLQQGAKRIAISGGTGSLYGSKKFKNIDENSFITLLKELSKLTGPKNLTVPDIRIDMISPDILDAINQYTNGWVYYGIESGSEKILNKMKKSISLEDVRSAVDDAHNHGVKVAGSFIVGYPGEEEDDYEATLDLADELILDDYFISIAEPIPGTPLGNEIQDIPFEQNPVFMKNNNAIKPLQTTAEFRALNFMMESFIFRTIPVAMSDDLFKSLLKEVQSQSQHIQAVTYLLKNRKCD